Genomic segment of Clostridium sp. Marseille-P299:
TTTTACTGTTGGATCCGCTAGGATTGCAATTAATTTTGCATCCACTGCAGACATAATAAGTGCTCGATAAAAATTACGATTCTCCATATATTCGCCTGGTGTATCAATGGCATGGTCATATAACTCAACCGCTTGTGTTTTCTTATATTTTATCTCTAATTCATCTAGCTTTTGGCAGAGTGTAGTCTTTCCACTACCAGTCCTACCCATAAAAATAATTTTACCTGCACCCATCACTACCTCCCATTACGTCCTGGTAATCGCAGCAGGTGTGAATCTAAGCTGATTCGAGAGTACCGATACAACGTCTTTTATTGCAGCCTCTACCGAACTTACGTCTCCAGTAACTACTAATGCGCCACTGAATCTGTCAATAAACCCAAGTCGAACATCAGACGCTTTCGTTGCAACATCTGCTGCAATAATGGCACCTTCACTTGGGGTAATTGTCATGATACCAATGGCATTAATATTTTCAGTGATTAACCCAAGTTTTTGGTAAATTTCCTCGGTTGGATTTGCTATGATATGAGCAAGTGTGATTTGCTTTCCAGGTACAAATTCCTGTATGATTCTTTGTTTTTCATCAATTTGTATGATACCTCTTCACCGCCGTTTCTAATGCATTACGAAATTTTATGAATGAGTTCTAAAATATCTGATGTTGTAGCTTGTCTTGGATTCGTTAAAATACAAGCATCTTTTAGTGCACCTTCTGCAATTGCTTTCTTTTCCTTTTGAATATCGTCGCTAGATACCTTACATTGCGTTAATTTCGTTGGCATGTTCATACGACTCATTAATTTTGTAATCTCATTAATAAGATTTTTTACACTAAGCCGTACCGTTGTGCCAGAAACCCCGATCAACTTAGCAATCTTTGCATATTTCTCAGCGGTCTTGGTATAATCTTTTGGAGTAAATCCAGTAATATTACTGTTAAATTCAATGACATGAGGAAGTAATATTGCATTCGTTCTACCATGAGGAATATGAAGTTTTCCTCCAATGTTGTGGGCAATGGCATGATTAATTCCAAGTGAGGCAAGATTAAACGAGATTCCTGCAATTAAAGACGCATTATGCATCTTTTCTTTTGCTTCCATATCTTCACTACTTTCAAAGGATCGTAAAAGATACTGGAATACAAGTGCAATTGCTTTTTCAGCAAATGCATCTGAGAAATCTGTTGCTTTTGTAGAAACATACGCTTCAAGCGCATGGGTTAAGACATCCATACCAGTATCCGCAACGATTGGCGGTGGTACAGATTTCACTAGATTTGGTTCTAGGATTGCAATATCTGGTATCAATGCATCCGATACAAGTGGGTATTTTATTCCTTTTTCTGTATCAGTGATTACCGCAAAGGAAGTTACCTCAGAACCAGTTCCACTGGTAGTTGGAATTGCAATAAAATGCATATCATTTAAATTTCCAATTTCTCTAGAAAAATGCATTATCGCCTTTGCTGCATCAATTGCAGAACCTCCACCAAGTGCTACTACTGCATCTGGCTTATATGCTACAACTTCGCCAACTCCTTTTACCACTAATTCCATTGGCGGGTCTGGAACGATATCACTAAAAACCTGATAGGATCCTTTCGTTAAATATTTTGTGATCGAATCAATCATCCCAGACTTTACCATAAATGGATCAGTTACGATAAAAATTTTCTTATTCGCCAGCGTCTCTAAAAATTTTAAAGCTTCCTGGCCAAATACAACTTTTGTTTTCAATTCGAACGTATTCATTAGACATCACCTTTTTCTTGTTCCACAGTTACCCAAATATAGTATGTATTTTTATAATAACTATACTTTGGTATTGAAAACTCTTTAAAAATATAAAGAAAATAAAAAAAGACTAGCCAATCGGCTAGCCTTTTACTTGTTTACATTACATTTTGTGGTTCATTTTCCAACCATTTCCTAACATTTTCAAAAACAATTACTGCTCTTTTTACCAACGCTTCTTTTGATGCAAATGCAATGTGAGGAGTTACTATTGTATTTGGTGCGTGAAATAATGGATGATCTGACTTAATTGGTGGTTCAATTTCAAATACATCGATACCTGCTCCAGCAATTTTCCCTTCTTTTAACGCATCCGCTAAGGCGTTAGAATCTACCACTGGACCTCTTGCTGTGTTAATTAAAATTGCATTTGATTTCATTTTAGCAATTCTATCTTTGTTAATGAGACCTTTTGTACTTTCGTTTAAAGGTGTATGTAACGATACAATGTCACAGTTCTCTAATAAAGTATCTAAATCAGTAAATGTAACACCTGGAATTTCTTTCTTTGTTCTACTATATGCATAAACTTCGCAACCAAATGCCATCGCTATTTTAGCAACACGAGAACCGATCGCTCCAAAACCTACAATACCAAATTTTTTACCTTCTAATTCAAAACCGATTAATCCATCTTTGGTGCCTTCTTCTCTGCATACCTTATCGCAAGGAATGATATTACGGTAAAGAGAAATTAACATACCAAATACTAAATCCGCTACAGCAACTGTGGAATATCCTGCACAATTACATACCATTACACCTTTTTCTCTGCAGGCATCCATTGCTATATGATCAATACCTGTAAATGCAACCGATAATAGTTTTAAATTTTCACATCCAAGAATTACTTCTCTATTCAATGGTAAATTAGAAACTACTATAATATCTGCATCTTTACCTCGATTAATTAATTCTTGCGTATCTGTTGTTTTTGTATCATAAGCAACGATTTCCACCTGATTTCCTAGGGCCTTCTCTGCCATTTCTAATAATGTTTCCTTTTGAACTCCAATTGGTTCTATTATAACTAATTTCATAATAATTCCCTTTCTATTTTACAACTATATAATAACTTTACTTGTTATCATATAACTTATTTAAATTTTTGTCGATTAAATCATAATGTTTTGTTAAAGCACGTAATCCTGCTTTCAGATCTTGCTTTTGTAAGCTTTCTGCAATTTCTTTATGATAAAGCATTTCTTTTTGTCGTTCTTTTTCACTCATTCCTTGCAAGTTATGTGAAATACCATCTTCAAAAACATCTGCCATCGCTTCCATAATAGCAATCATAACCGAGTTCTTGGTAATTGCAACTAGTTCATGATGAAATTCTCTATCTCTTTTAATCATTTCATCATCCTTGGCATGTTCAAGAGATACTAATCTATCATTCATCGTTTGCAATTGCTCATCATTAATATTATTTAATGCGATCTGAAATGCTTGCAACTCAATTGCACGACGCACTTGATTAATATCTTGGTAATTGATTTTACTCATCAGTAACATCATGATTAATGTTTCCTTAAATGTCTTACCAACATTGCCAACAAGATAATTTCCAGAACCTTGTTTACTCTCTAT
This window contains:
- a CDS encoding EutP/PduV family microcompartment system protein; translation: MGAGKIIFMGRTGSGKTTLCQKLDELEIKYKKTQAVELYDHAIDTPGEYMENRNFYRALIMSAVDAKLIAILADPTVKDNYIPPAFAGTFAKEIIGIVTKVALAESEEEIARVERELREAGAQKIFHVDTISNIGIDELFHYIHERIDEK
- a CDS encoding ethanolamine utilization microcompartment protein EutS, with the protein product MQIDEKQRIIQEFVPGKQITLAHIIANPTEEIYQKLGLITENINAIGIMTITPSEGAIIAADVATKASDVRLGFIDRFSGALVVTGDVSSVEAAIKDVVSVLSNQLRFTPAAITRT
- a CDS encoding 1-propanol dehydrogenase PduQ; the protein is MNTFELKTKVVFGQEALKFLETLANKKIFIVTDPFMVKSGMIDSITKYLTKGSYQVFSDIVPDPPMELVVKGVGEVVAYKPDAVVALGGGSAIDAAKAIMHFSREIGNLNDMHFIAIPTTSGTGSEVTSFAVITDTEKGIKYPLVSDALIPDIAILEPNLVKSVPPPIVADTGMDVLTHALEAYVSTKATDFSDAFAEKAIALVFQYLLRSFESSEDMEAKEKMHNASLIAGISFNLASLGINHAIAHNIGGKLHIPHGRTNAILLPHVIEFNSNITGFTPKDYTKTAEKYAKIAKLIGVSGTTVRLSVKNLINEITKLMSRMNMPTKLTQCKVSSDDIQKEKKAIAEGALKDACILTNPRQATTSDILELIHKIS
- a CDS encoding 2-hydroxyacid dehydrogenase, whose protein sequence is MKLVIIEPIGVQKETLLEMAEKALGNQVEIVAYDTKTTDTQELINRGKDADIIVVSNLPLNREVILGCENLKLLSVAFTGIDHIAMDACREKGVMVCNCAGYSTVAVADLVFGMLISLYRNIIPCDKVCREEGTKDGLIGFELEGKKFGIVGFGAIGSRVAKIAMAFGCEVYAYSRTKKEIPGVTFTDLDTLLENCDIVSLHTPLNESTKGLINKDRIAKMKSNAILINTARGPVVDSNALADALKEGKIAGAGIDVFEIEPPIKSDHPLFHAPNTIVTPHIAFASKEALVKRAVIVFENVRKWLENEPQNVM
- a CDS encoding FadR/GntR family transcriptional regulator; this encodes MKDEKTYSNVIQYIKDLVESGKLKEGDKLPTEREMSLDLNLSRNSIREALRTMETLGIIESKQGSGNYLVGNVGKTFKETLIMMLLMSKINYQDINQVRRAIELQAFQIALNNINDEQLQTMNDRLVSLEHAKDDEMIKRDREFHHELVAITKNSVMIAIMEAMADVFEDGISHNLQGMSEKERQKEMLYHKEIAESLQKQDLKAGLRALTKHYDLIDKNLNKLYDNK